aaaagataatagaTATAGACAATATATAGATAATAGATTTACTTTGATATCGTATGTCATGGTTTTGTACATCTATGATATCGAATGAGAGGATTAAAAGTAGTCTTAGAGAGAGGGTGATTTTAGGATTAAGTAGTTAATGATATGTATGAGATTTAAAAGATGAATTACATGTGTGTTTGGTTGTAGAGATTATCTATGGGTTAAACTCGCAAAAATTAGGGGTTTGAGGTAAGCATTCTTCCAATTCGAACTTGGTGGCTGCACATGAATATCCCTTTCTAAATTTGGGGTTTCTGTTGATGAGCTCCACCTCTAGGGCAAACAAGGCGAAAACCGGCCTGTGATCGGAAAATCTCGACTCTCCTCTCAAGTAGGATAGTTGGTCGATGCCATCTCCGTGCCATAATATTCTATCGCACCTACAATCAAACACATATAATCAGATATCACCGTCTGTCATTACTTATCACTAGCTAACATGGctcggattttaagaaatgtactaaaaagtgaatgaaaaaaagttagttgaatgtgGGCTCCATACCATGCAGGGGTCCTTCGTTTTCTTTTCGACTTGCTAGTCTCTCCTGCATATGAATCGGAATTTTGCGAATATTTGTATGTTGGCGCAAATAAAATCTTGCCTTCATTCCATCCACCAAATACTCTTCCAGCTTCTCTTTCAGTATTCAGCTGTAGTTAATTAAGAAATATAAGAGCAGACATGATATATACTTATTtgtgacataatttaatttgataagGCGATGAAACTTCCACGTATTATTGCCTTATCAACTAACTTACATTTGACTAAATTAGAGAATCATGTAGATTTTGAGGTGAATTAGGTGAGCTTTGaccatttaatttttataaagatGTCAACGTAATTTAATGAGAGAGCCAACAAACCTGATCTTTTTCCAATAGTGACTCCCAATTACTATTCTCTACTAGAATTATTGCCTCCTCATAGCTTAATCCGATTCGATAATTTAGATCACCTAGCCAGATCACACGGCTGAAATTGTTTTGGTTTGCAAGGTTAGAAATTAgacatatatatattagtactaATTAGAAAGAAATGAAGAATTTTGGACTATGAGTGACTATCAACTTACTCATGATCGGCAATCCTTTCGGGGATCCGACGGCTCGGATTCTTGCAAACCCTAGGAAAAGCTATTCCCTTGAGGATTTCAGCTACATCAGAGTTTCTCCGAAGCTCGTCCCCCTCTTTCTCCCCGGATGCCAAGTGGCTGCAGACGAAGCACATGCTCGTTTGGTGCACCGTCATGCTTATTGATATGCATCCCTGCGAATGAATCGGACAAGTGATCAAGTCTTACATTTTCACATTATTCAGCTAAATTTTAAGGCCCGGGATACTGATATACTACATACCTTATTACCTAGATAGCCCATGACCCCCCTTCCCAGGCAGGAAACCCTAAGGTGACCGATATTTCTAACAAGATCCCGCCTTGCCCAAattgacaaaaataaccctacCATCTGCTTGCTTGCAATTAGTTGGTAACCAAGGCGCGTGGGCAACGAAATCTCAGCCGTTGAAATGCAGTCGTCTGAGCTCGAGTCACAATAGTTCAAGGGGTCGGCACAAGGGTCTCGAAGCTTAGTCCTTCCCGAATAAGATAAGCAATTGCAGGCTTTGAAGAGATCACAATCTCCTCTTAGATTCTTGTTTAGGGCTTTCAAACAATGCTTGCGAAATAAGTTGCTATTGTTTCCACACTTTGATTCCTTTTCATGGTAGGGTTTGTTAAGCGCATTGCTTATCAGGGCTAGCCATTTGGATGCTGGCTCATTGTCTTCAATCACCAGCACATTTCCAGCATTTAGTGGCACAATTTCTTGAAACCTGATCACACACAATTACACGTCATCTATGTGTAGAAAAACAccctttttatatattttttctagaGTTTCTTGAATTTACCCTAGTACATATAAGTCTGCAGATTCATCCACTTGCAAAAAATCTTCAAGATTCATGCCATGATTAGGAGTGTTTCCTCCCACATTCCATGTTCCCACAAAAGCCCtaatttgttttaaataaaaaattttctcttaaatcctttataTATAGACATAAACAAGAAACCTTTAAATCTAACAACCTATTACCTCAGTTCATACCTTATATTTTGCATTAAAGCATGTGGCGCCATTGATGATTGGTTGAGGCTCGGGAGGTTTAGGGTTTCGACTTCGGCCACGCTGTGCCTATCTGAGAGAGAAGATCAAGAATTACCATAACCACGTATTCTTTTGTTCTTCAACATcccatgaaaaaaataaataaataaaacgtaacgaatttcaattttgatgaCTACGAAAGGGTCAATTTCGACATCCTCCTAAACAAAACTACATGGGTGATTTTTGTGCTTTGTTTATCAGAATGCAATGAAAATATCTCTGCAAAAATCACACTGTATATGCAAATTAGTCTTCTGGTAGGTAAGCTACCAAAATACGTAGATTTATGATCTTTGTTTACTTCATACGTGGCGTGCAAAGATTTAGTTATGTATAGTAACAAGATTAGACTAGCTGTTGAGATACTACATCATTGGATTTCGAGGATACTCTTCAAAATTATAGGACATACGAGAATCCATTAGTATAACAAGTACATTTCGATTaaccataaattttaaaaattgtatgTGTCGGTGACTAATTACAagtagggctgacaattttggTACGAATGAAATTAAGGGGTTTTGATCATAGTTTATTGGTGTCGTTATCGGGTTGACCTATTAGGAGTCCAATAATTTTAGGTTGGATTCACGTAGCCTGCCCAAAAAACAATATTaattacttatatatttatttatattatattttttttaaaattaaattttaataggtTCATGTAAATTGAGTTTTTATCGTGTTAATTAGATTAAGAAATCAGGTTTAATCAGGTGTGTGTCACTATTGTGTCATGTCAACATGCATTAGTATATTGTATCAGTAATAGATTCATATCAAGTGTGAGTCATATTCAGATTAGGTCTTActggattgggtcgttatcgggtgaTAACGACCCAGCCTCGCCCAATTTGCCACCCTAACGATAAGAATAAGTGTACTAAAAGATTAATTTCATCAATTAGCCAGGGGTGCTTGCTTACGAAATTTTAAATTGGTGCCCAACAAGATTGATGTCACGGATAATGTATGATAATGCGAGGGAAATTTTAGATATTGTATTATAAAGATTTGGTATTTCTGCACATGAATCATTCGAAATATGAAACAAATGCATGAATCATTGGAGACAGAATTTTATAATGATATTTACCTGAAAAATCTCTTTGGATGAAGTTTGACTCCTCCAGAAATGCTTTCGTTCTTGACGCAACATTATAATCTGCTTCTgtcaacataaaaaaataaaccaTCACAATTTTATAACAgaaaatcaaatttttaaaattaaagaaaGAAATCGAAATAAATAAACGCACCAATTTCATTACTATTTCCATCTGATTGAaggccttcttcttcttctaaaaAATTATCTCTGCTATACGATCTCTTCGTCTTAAAAATCCTTGGAATAATGGACTATAATCCCATTCAAATAttatacataaacataaattttaataccAAAAACAGttaacaattaatttaaaaaatcaccGTTAAATAATTcgaaaaataattagaaaaaaaataccttTAGCGATTTCTTTTCACATCTGACGGAATTCTCCGATGTGATGGTGGGGCtggcggaggtggtggcggCACCATCAGCGCCGCCGTGCCGGCGGTCGGAAAACTCGTTCATATAAAAAGtctttgaaaaattaataaaagttgaAGACTCTCAATGTTAATGAAGTACATTTTTATTGTTGGATTTCCAAAATCTAATTTTGGTGCATcaaatcaagaaggaaatttAAGGATTGTGAATAAACATGGGATTCTGCGTATTGactttttgattattttttttcctagtTGTTACTAGATTTTCCTTTCTTGCTATTTTTCgatgtgtttttttataattaattttatttagtgTATACTTTTGGTTTGAGATAATTTCTGTTGAATGATCAGC
This DNA window, taken from Salvia splendens isolate huo1 chromosome 18, SspV2, whole genome shotgun sequence, encodes the following:
- the LOC121776345 gene encoding type I inositol polyphosphate 5-phosphatase 5-like codes for the protein MAPHALMQNIRAFVGTWNVGGNTPNHGMNLEDFLQVDESADLYVLGFQEIVPLNAGNVLVIEDNEPASKWLALISNALNKPYHEKESKCGNNSNLFRKHCLKALNKNLRGDCDLFKACNCLSYSGRTKLRDPCADPLNYCDSSSDDCISTAEISLPTRLGYQLIASKQMVGLFLSIWARRDLVRNIGHLRVSCLGRGVMGYLGNKGCISISMTVHQTSMCFVCSHLASGEKEGDELRRNSDVAEILKGIAFPRVCKNPSRRIPERIADHDRVIWLGDLNYRIGLSYEEAIILVENSNWESLLEKDQLNTEREAGRVFGGWNEGKILFAPTYKYSQNSDSYAGETSKSKRKRRTPAWCDRILWHGDGIDQLSYLRGESRFSDHRPVFALFALEVELINRNPKFRKGYSCAATKFELEECLPQTPNFCEFNP